The following coding sequences lie in one Maylandia zebra isolate NMK-2024a linkage group LG14, Mzebra_GT3a, whole genome shotgun sequence genomic window:
- the nek8 gene encoding serine/threonine-protein kinase Nek8 has protein sequence MEKYEKIKVVGRGAFGIVHLCRRRSDAAYVILKEIPVEQMSRDERLAAQNECQVLKLLNHPNIIEYYENFLEDKALMIAMEYAPGGTLADYIQKRCNSLLDEDTILHFFVQILLALYHVHNKLILHRDLKTQNILLDKHQMIVKIGDFGISKILVSKSKAYTVVGTPCYISPELCEGKPYNQKSDIWALGCVLYELASLKRAFEAANLPALVLKIMSGTFAPISDRYSPELRQLILNMLNLDPSKRPQLNEIMALPICIRPLLNLYTDIGNVKMRRIEKPLSTVQTGPQGRPGGRVPANRSRDRSVGLGPGKVHSLPLSSVYTWGSGISTPLRLPMLNTEVLQVSLGRTQKMGVTKTGRLITWEAPSVGSSEASLPGVVEQIQPQFISRFLEGQSGVTIKSVSCGDLFTTCMTDRGIIMTFGSGSNGCLGHGNFNDVTQPKIVEALLGYELIQVSCGASHVLAVTNEREVFAWGRGDNGRLGLGTQDTHNSPQQVCLPGDFEAQRVVCGVDCSMIISNQHSIVACGSNRFNKLGLDMITAGEEPNPLNQVEEVHSYTPVQSAPLNTEKIVYIDIGTAHSVAVTENGQCFTFGSNQHGQIGSSSRRSSRAPCKVSGLQGITVAACGDAFTLAIGSEGEVYTWGKGARGRLGRKEEDSGIPKPVQLDESHPFAVTSVACCHGNTLLAVKPLLEEAISR, from the exons ATGGAGAAGTATGAGAAAATCAAAGTTGTTGGAAGAGGAGCTTTCGG GATTGTTCACCTGTGCCGCAGGCGCAGCGACGCGGCCTATGTCATCCTTAAGGAGATCCCGGTGGAGCAAATGTCACGagacgagcgtctggcagcacaaaacGAGTGTCAGGTGTTGAAACTGCTCAACCACCCAAATATTATAGAGTACTATGAGAACTTCCTGGAAGACAAGGCCCTAATGATAGCGATGGAATATGCTCCAG GTGGGACGCTGGCTGACTACATACAGAAGCGCTGTAACTCGCTACTGGACGAAGACACCATCCTTCACTTCTTTGTGCAGATCTTGCTCGCCCTGTACCATGTTCACAACAAGCTCATCCTGCACAGGGACCTCAAGACTCAGAATATTCTTCTTGACAAACACCAGATGATTGTCAAAATCGGAGACTTTGGCATCTCCAAGATCCTCGTCAGCAAAAGCAAAGCTTACACG GTTGTCGGGACCCCTTGCTACATCTCCCCGGAGCTGTGTGAGGGAAAGCCGTATAACCAGAAGAGTGATATCTGGGCTTTGGGCTGTGTGCTGTATGAGCTAGCAAGCCTCAAGAGAGCCTTTGAGGCTGCT AATCTCCCCGCCCTCGTTCTGAAGATCATGAGCGGCACCTTTGCTCCGATCTCAGACCGTTACAGCCCAGAACTCCGACAGCTAATTCTCAACATGCTCAATTTGGATCCATCCAAACGGCCTCAACTCAATGAAATAATGGCTCTCCCCATATGCATCAGGCCCCTGCTTAACCTCTACACAGATATAGGAAATGTAAAAATGCGCAG GATTGAGAAACCTCTGTCTACGGTGCAAACTGGTCCTCAAGGTAGACCAGGAGGGAGAGTTCCTGCCAACAGGTCAAGAG ACAGATCAGTTGGTTTAGGACCAGGAAAGGTGCATTCCCTCCCGCTGTCTTCTGTGTATACGTGGGGAAGTGGCATCTCGACCCCTCTCCGCCTCCCGATGCTCAACACGGAAGTGCTTCAGGTCTCTCTGGGCCGCACTCAAAAGATGGGTGTGACCAAGACTGGCCGTTTGATTACATgggag GCTCCATCAGTGGGGTCCTCTGAGGCCAGTCTTCCTGGTGTGGTGGAGCAGATCCAGCCTCAGTTTATTTCTCGCTTCCTCGAGGGTCAGTCTGGAGTCACCATCAAGTCTGTGTCCTGTGGTGATCTCTTTACCACCTGCATGACAG ACAGGGGCATTATCATGACGTTTGGTAGTGGAAGCAACGGCTGTCTAGGACACGGGAACTTCAATGATGTAACACAG CCCAAGATAGTGGAGGCCCTGCTTGGTTACGAGCTCATTCAGGTGTCCTGCGGTGCTTCCCATGTTCTCGCTGTGACCAATGAAAGAGAAGTTTTTGCCTGGGGAAGAGGAGACAATG GTCGCCTCGGGCTCGGCACCCAGGACACCCATAACTCTCCACAGCAAGTGTGTTTACCTGGCGACTTTGAAGCCCAGAGGGTGGTGTGTGGAGTTGACTGCTCCATGATTATTAGCAACCAGCACAGCATTGTGGCATGTGGAAGCAACAG GTTCAACAAGCTTGGCCTGGATATGATCACAGCTGGAGAGGAACCGAATCCCTTGAATCAAGTGGAAGAAGTTCATTCTTACACTCCAGTCCAATCAGCCCCACTCAACACTGAGAAGATTGTTTACATTGACATTGGAACGGCGCATTCTGTCGCTGTTACAG AAAATGGTCAGTGTTTCACCTTTGGCAGCAACCAGCACGGTCAAATTGGCTCCAGCTCCCGACGTAGCAGCCGTGCCCCCTGCAAAGTGTCTGGCCTGCAGGGCATCACTGTGGCTGCCTGTGGTGACGCCTTCACCTTAGCCATAGGATCTG AAGGGGAGGTGTACACGTGGGGCAAGGGGGCCCGTGGCCGCCTgggaagaaaagaggaggaTTCTGGGATACCAAAGCCAGTGCAGCTCGATGAAAGTCACCCGTTCGCGGTGACATCGGTGGCTTGTTGTCATGGCAACACCCTGCTGGCAGTGAAAC CTCTGCTCGAGGAGGCCATCTCCAGATGA